A single window of Cellulomonas sp. NTE-D12 DNA harbors:
- a CDS encoding LysE family transporter, with translation MIALRGLLSGLSLIVAIGAQNAFVLRQGLRREHIGAVVVLCVLADAVLIALGTAGLGAVVQAHPTALTAVRVGGAAFLLWLAADAVRRAVRPGVLDPATSGPAGLRPVLATSAALTFLNPHVYLDTVLLLGALAQQAGAARWQFAAGAAVASVVWFTALGYGAVRLRPVFARPGAWRVLDLLVAAVMATIAVRLVLD, from the coding sequence GTGATCGCCCTCCGCGGCCTGCTCAGCGGGCTCTCCCTCATCGTCGCCATCGGCGCGCAGAACGCCTTCGTGCTGCGGCAGGGCCTGCGCCGTGAGCACATCGGCGCCGTCGTCGTCCTCTGCGTCCTGGCCGACGCCGTGCTCATCGCCCTGGGTACCGCCGGGCTCGGCGCCGTCGTGCAGGCCCACCCGACCGCACTGACCGCCGTGCGCGTCGGAGGCGCCGCGTTCCTGCTGTGGCTGGCCGCCGACGCCGTGCGACGTGCCGTGCGGCCGGGCGTCCTCGACCCCGCCACCTCGGGCCCCGCAGGCCTGCGCCCGGTGCTCGCCACGAGCGCCGCGCTGACGTTCCTCAACCCTCACGTCTACCTCGACACCGTGCTGCTGCTCGGCGCGCTCGCCCAGCAGGCGGGAGCCGCCCGGTGGCAGTTCGCCGCCGGCGCCGCGGTCGCCAGCGTCGTCTGGTTCACCGCGCTGGGCTACGGCGCCGTGCGCCTGCGGCCGGTCTTCGCCCGTCCCGGTGCCTGGCGGGTCCTCGACCTGCTCGTCGCCGCCGTCATGGCGACGATCGCCGTCCGGCTCGTCCTCGACTGA
- a CDS encoding DUF5709 domain-containing protein, protein MTEETPATSTDAALGSEGDADQLPREDMLLERGVEDLLDEGYSPPERGRSTHYGETAWEEEHRETIDQRVRQEEPEVWEMPEEPSGDREEYRAGRLEADDDAVAAGVTDTFAHDVGVAGGAASAEEAAVHVIPDPDQQEPLYRADDEHE, encoded by the coding sequence ATGACCGAGGAGACCCCAGCCACCAGCACCGACGCCGCACTCGGTTCCGAGGGTGACGCCGACCAGCTGCCGCGCGAGGACATGCTGCTCGAGCGCGGTGTTGAGGACCTGCTCGACGAGGGCTACTCCCCGCCCGAGCGCGGCCGCAGCACCCACTACGGCGAGACGGCGTGGGAGGAGGAGCACCGGGAGACGATCGACCAGCGGGTACGGCAGGAGGAGCCCGAGGTCTGGGAGATGCCGGAGGAGCCGAGTGGCGACCGCGAGGAGTACCGGGCCGGCCGTCTCGAGGCCGACGACGACGCGGTGGCGGCCGGCGTCACCGACACCTTCGCGCACGACGTCGGCGTCGCGGGCGGCGCGGCCAGCGCCGAGGAGGCAGCGGTGCACGTCATCCCCGACCCCGACCAGCAGGAACCGTTGTACCGGGCGGACGACGAGCACGAGTGA